A window of the Terriglobales bacterium genome harbors these coding sequences:
- a CDS encoding NAD(P)-dependent oxidoreductase — protein HPERSPEDPITRSPDVQVSGPSETDRVVAESDFVVLCAPVTPRTRHLINAARLAKMKPDACLINVGRGALIDDAALLAALRERHLGAAALDVFPEEPLPPESPYWHTENVLITPHTAAVTDRLWERHYVLLSENLRRYLAGQPLLGLVNKHKGY, from the coding sequence AGCACCCGGAAAGATCACCCGAGGACCCGATCACCCGATCCCCCGATGTTCAGGTCTCCGGCCCGAGCGAGACCGATCGGGTGGTGGCAGAATCGGACTTCGTCGTTCTTTGCGCCCCGGTCACCCCCCGCACCCGCCACCTCATTAACGCCGCGCGCCTGGCAAAGATGAAGCCCGACGCTTGCCTCATCAACGTGGGCCGCGGCGCGCTCATCGACGACGCCGCCCTGCTGGCCGCCCTGCGCGAACGCCACCTGGGCGCTGCCGCCCTCGATGTCTTCCCGGAAGAGCCGCTGCCGCCCGAGTCGCCCTACTGGCACACCGAGAACGTGCTCATCACCCCGCACACTGCCGCCGTCACCGACAGACTATGGGAGCGACATTACGTGCTCCTCTCCGAGAACCTGCGCCGCTACCTCGCCGGCCAGCCGTTGTTGGGTCTGGTGAATAAGCACAAGGGCTACTGA
- a CDS encoding APC family permease has product MGKKLKLWPLVAATYFMVSGGPYGLEDLLQSSGYRFAILLLLLVPVLWSLPTALMVGELSSAIPDDGGYYIWVKRALGPFWGFQEAWLSLAASIFDMAAYPTLFVLYLERMWPQLHGLEGMAVGAAVIAACALWNIRGAPAVGNASLVFGAALLAPFAVLSAAALFQPAAPAHAPLHHPALVAGVMICMWNYMGWDGASTVAGEVERPQRTYPRAMMLAVLLVTVSYLLPVAAVARGGMDPSQWSTGAWVTAGGALGGRLLAISLVAGGMLCGLGMTNALLLSYSRVPVAMAEDGYLPAVLTRKLRGNRAPWVAIVVLSVAWSLALGLGFERLVELDVLLTGGSLVLEFVALAVLRRREPGLPRPYRVPGGMTVAWLLGVGPTVLLGMALWQTLADNGFTRNLALGLALAALGPPLYWLAAWRGKARAEEPAVASQESEAESQDD; this is encoded by the coding sequence TTGGGAAAGAAGCTGAAGCTCTGGCCGCTGGTGGCGGCCACCTACTTCATGGTCTCGGGCGGACCTTACGGTCTGGAAGACCTGCTGCAATCCAGCGGCTACCGCTTCGCCATCCTGCTGCTCCTGCTTGTCCCCGTGTTGTGGAGCCTGCCCACCGCGCTCATGGTGGGCGAACTCTCCAGCGCCATCCCTGACGACGGCGGCTACTACATCTGGGTGAAACGCGCCCTGGGCCCCTTCTGGGGCTTCCAGGAGGCCTGGCTCTCGCTGGCTGCCAGCATCTTCGACATGGCCGCCTATCCCACGCTCTTCGTCCTCTACCTGGAGCGGATGTGGCCGCAACTGCACGGCTTGGAAGGCATGGCGGTGGGCGCGGCCGTGATCGCGGCCTGCGCTTTGTGGAATATCCGAGGCGCACCCGCGGTGGGCAATGCTTCCCTGGTCTTCGGGGCGGCGCTGCTGGCGCCCTTCGCGGTGCTGTCGGCGGCCGCGCTGTTCCAGCCGGCGGCGCCCGCGCACGCTCCTCTGCATCACCCCGCGCTGGTGGCCGGCGTCATGATCTGCATGTGGAACTACATGGGCTGGGACGGGGCCTCGACCGTGGCCGGCGAGGTGGAGCGGCCGCAGCGCACCTATCCCCGGGCCATGATGCTGGCCGTCCTGCTGGTGACGGTGAGCTACCTGCTCCCGGTGGCGGCGGTGGCGCGCGGCGGCATGGATCCCAGCCAGTGGAGCACGGGCGCCTGGGTCACCGCCGGAGGCGCGCTGGGCGGCCGCCTGCTGGCCATCTCCCTGGTCGCCGGGGGCATGCTCTGCGGCCTGGGCATGACCAACGCCCTGCTGCTCTCCTATTCGCGCGTGCCCGTGGCCATGGCCGAAGACGGCTATCTACCGGCGGTGTTGACGCGCAAGCTTCGTGGCAACCGGGCGCCCTGGGTGGCGATCGTGGTGCTGTCGGTGGCCTGGTCGCTGGCCCTGGGCCTGGGCTTCGAGCGCTTGGTGGAGTTGGACGTGCTGCTCACCGGAGGCAGCCTGGTGCTGGAGTTCGTCGCGCTGGCGGTGCTGCGCAGGCGCGAGCCCGGCCTGCCGCGCCCCTACCGCGTCCCGGGAGGCATGACCGTGGCCTGGCTTTTGGGCGTGGGCCCCACCGTCCTGCTGGGCATGGCGCTGTGGCAGACGCTGGCCGACAACGGCTTCACCCGGAACCTGGCCCTGGGACTGGCGCTGGCTGCGCTGGGACCGCCGCTCTATTGGCTGGCGGCATGGCGAGGAAAGGCGCGCGCCGAGGAACCCGCCGTCGCCAGTCAGGAGTCAGAGGCCGAGAGCCAGGACGACTAA